The following proteins are encoded in a genomic region of Acidobacteriota bacterium:
- a CDS encoding allantoinase: MANLVLVYGMRLLPADEIEQVGDAPIKLKNGREARCTMHVLEGAKEDIEKQLKTSVEAFFDLHYPSD; this comes from the coding sequence ATGGCGAATCTGGTGCTGGTCTACGGTATGCGTCTGCTGCCGGCGGACGAGATCGAACAGGTGGGCGACGCGCCCATCAAGCTGAAGAACGGCCGCGAGGCGCGCTGCACCATGCACGTGCTCGAGGGCGCGAAGGAAGACATCGAGAAGCAGTTGAAGACGAGCGTGGAAGCGTTCTTCGACCTGCACTATCCGAGCGATTGA